A single region of the Garra rufa chromosome 6, GarRuf1.0, whole genome shotgun sequence genome encodes:
- the trmt10c gene encoding tRNA methyltransferase 10 homolog C: MMLLRSCSLTVRCIRLGNPGVSIRAFGSSRTARKDATENALDLDAWKSVMRSQALQGDTESPSHSPLDDSRELVEMWHQAGKFVPKNITDEQLETLAELTTKSAKKKYLKFLAIKEFHKISKKEKQEQKKSVREAEAEAEGKPECEREEPKNTFLLKFWSSSSDRAQNWRAAQAMRFGQPLVYDMSYEQHMSRRELENTIEQLMESEGWNRRANEPFHLHFCGLQPDSGYQRELLKRYGAQTWERLLITASERTHFQMFPQRDLVYLTADSRDVLHVFDHSKVYVIGAMVDRSIHTGVSLAHAKRLKLATARLPLDEYLDWECGAKNLTLDQMMRILVTVKDTGSWKKALEFVPKRKHAGFQQQRSGFTGDAKNRFVRNDSSESRFIRNDSSESRFVRNDSSESRFVRNDSSESRFSARAQNHLKNRTDGHKKLSKRAQWLEDDH, from the coding sequence ATGATGCTCCTACGCTCGTGTTCTCTGACAGTGAGATGCATCCGCTTAGGAAACCCAGGCGTTTCTATCAGAGCCTTCGGCTCCAGCCGGACCGCCAGAAAAGATGCGACAGAAAACGCTCTGGACCTGGACGCCTGGAAGTCCGTGATGAGATCTCAAGCGCTGCAGGGGGACACCGAGAGCCCGAGTCACTCGCCGCTGGACGATAGCCGCGAGCTGGTGGAGATGTGGCATCAGGCGGGGAAGTTCGTTCCCAAGAACATCACAGATGAGCAGCTAGAAACTCTGGCCGAGCTCACCACCAAATCCGCCAAGAAGAAGTACCTGAAGTTTCTGGCTATCAAAGAGTTCCACAAGATCTCCAAGAAGGAGAAGCAGGAGCAGAAGAAATCCGTGAGGGAAGCGGAAGCGGAAGCGGAAGGAAAGCCTGAGTGTGAACGTGAGGAACCCAAGAACACCTTCCTGCTGAAGTTTTGGAGCAGCTCCTCGGATCGAGCCCAGAACTGGCGAGCGGCACAAGCCATGCGCTTCGGCCAGCCGCTGGTGTACGACATGAGCTACGAGCAGCACATGAGCCGGCGGGAGCTGGAGAACACCATCGAGCAGCTGATGGAGAGCGAAGGCTGGAACCGGCGCGCCAACGAACCCTTCCACCTTCACTTCTGCGGCCTGCAGCCGGACAGCGGCTACCAGCGTGAACTCCTCAAGCGCTACGGAGCGCAAACCTGGGAGCGGCTGCTGATCACGGCCAGCGAGCGCACGCACTTCCAGATGTTTCCTCAGCGGGATCTGGTGTACCTGACGGCCGATTCCAGGGACGTCCTGCACGTGTTCGATCACAGCAAGGTGTACGTCATCGGTGCCATGGTGGACCGGTCTATACACACGGGCGTCTCGCTGGCCCACGCCAAACGCCTCAAACTGGCCACGGCGCGCCTCCCGCTGGACGAGTATCTGGACTGGGAATGTGGAGCCAAGAACCTGACTCTGGATCAGATGATGCGCATCCTGGTCACGGTGAAGGACACGGGCAGCTGGAAGAAGGCGCTGGAGTTCGTGCCCAAGAGGAAACACGCCGGCTTCCAGCAGCAGAGAAGCGGATTCACGGGAGACGCAAAGAATCGCTTCGTCCGGAATGATTCATCAGAGAGTCGCTTCATCCGGAACGATTCATCAGAGAGTCGCTTCGTCCGGAATGATTCATCAGAGAGTCGCTTCGTCCGGAACGATTCATCAGAGAGTCGCTTCTCTGCTCGAGCTCAGAACCACCTGAAGAACAGAACAGATGGACACAAAAAACTATCAAAAAGAGCCCAATGGCTAGAGGATGATCATTAA
- the blzf1 gene encoding golgin-45, with translation MSAEVIIKDVSVVAVRGPGDGMETYKPPVAPELSTEAPLLKMVTPKHSPRASAAVQSPGVLHLGKVSREACLEVEVVRIMVPRAAISRSARVGPHLEDRGSPQHGDERPPSPSSEPQDYRSALDKLQNSERRLLQDKEGLSNQLRVQTEVNRELKKLLVASVGDDLQYHFERLAREKNHLILENEALGRSLSHTAEQLERMSIQCDVWRSKFLASRVMAEELTNARAALQRQTRDAQCAIQDLLRERDEFSRDMMHTHRSLEQLLVSLQWGRQQTYYPSAQPLSTGELAAANHKLADAINSHLLGNVSSGSVKKNPRSEHSELCNTPAEKMAEKVLRSLDPISCSEKEPDPSASDPVHSPFLPNKKSIGRFHPYTRYENITFNCCERCSGEIIVL, from the exons ATGTCTGCTGAAGTGATCATTAAAG ATGTGTCTGTGGTGGCCGTCCGAGGCCCCGGCGATGGCATGGAGACCTACAAGCCTCCGGTGGCCCCTGAGCTCTCCACAGAGGCCCCGCTCCTGAAGATGGTCACTCCGAAGCACAGTCCGAGAGCGTCGGCGGCGGTCCAGTCGCCGGGAGTCCTGCACCTGGGGAAGGTGAGCAGAGAGGCGTGTTTAGAGGTGGAGGTCGTGAGGATCATGGTTCCGCGGGCAGCTATCAGCCGGAGCGCTCGCGTGGGGCCTCACCTAGAAGACAGAGGATCCCCTCAACACGGAGACGAGCGTCCGCCCTCACCCTCCTCTGAGCCGCAGGACTACAGGAGCGCACTGGACAAACTGCAGAACTCAGAGCGCCGCCTGCTGCAGGACAAAGAGGGACTGAGCAACCAGCTGAGAGTCCAGACAGAG GTGAACCGTGAGCTGAAGAAGCTGCTGGTGGCGTCTGTAGGAGATGATCTTCAGTATCACTTTGAGCGTCTGGCGCGAGAGAAGAACCACCTGATCCTGGAGAACGAGGCGTTGGGGCGGAGCCTGTCGCACACAGCAGAGCAGCTGGAGCGCATGAGCATTCAGTGTGACGTCTGGAGGAGCAAGTTCCTCGCCAGCCG TGTGATGGCAGAGGAGCTGACCAATGCCAGAGCGGCTCTACAGCGGCAGACCAGAGACGCTCAGTGTGCCATTCAGGATCTGCTGCGAGAGAGAGACGAGTTCTCCAGAGACATGATGCACACGCACAG GTCTCTGGAGCAGCTGCTGGTGTCTCTGCAGTGGGGTCGGCAGCAGACGTATTATCCCAGCGCGCAGCCGCTCAGCACCGGAGAACTGGCCGCAGCCAATCACAAGCTCGCAGACGCCATCAACTCACACCTGCTGGGAAACGTGAGCAGCGGCAGCGTTAAGAAGAACCCAAGATCAGAGCACTCAGAGCTCTGCAACACACCAGCCGAGAAGATGGCAGAGAAG GTGCTGCGGAGTCTAGACCCCATCTCCTGCTCTGAGAAGGAGCCGGACCCGTCCGCATCCGACCCGGTTCATTCCCCGTTCCTGCCCAATAAGAAGAGCATCGGCCGCTTTCATCCGTACACGCGCTACGAGAACATCACCTTCAACTGCTGCGAGCGCTGCAGCGGAGAGATCATCGTGCTCTAG
- the LOC141336990 gene encoding cotranscriptional regulator ARB2A homolog, protein MSISNTCHMITDHPSAVSNYIRSCMMLECSDSSPNPMQSDFPYSFSEDGHLRHRATSEPYEFTFRLDDVRETDRQHHNLCHYITQHVYELLEKKFHLLREHLEEDSFVFMSPGALDHSGSLLVLIQDWGTVRSGVWSWKLSAHEGLERGGQMPYLRRAAQESCAVIIMNPNEGGKTLEHHVHLVWERLVSRSSAEHVFVVAHGYGGLAFVDLLCRERDEVERRVKAVAFLDSSHSLWHQPLGKAGRDWLKSHSRIWILSAKPLNRSVGSLKAGCPQISAGTQCHDSVPAVCMESVFRFFSKTLKPKPTPTPFEIVTRSKSRAHDENHNLV, encoded by the exons ATGTCAATCAGCAACACCTGTCACATGATCACTGATCACCCCTCAGCTGTCAGCAACTACATCAG GTCCTGCATGATGCTGGAATGCTCAGACTCGAGCCCTAATCCGATGCAATCCGACTTCCCGTACTCGTTTTCCGAAGACGGTCACCTGCGACACAGAGCCACCTCTGAACCCTACGAGTTCACCTTCAGACTCGATGACGTTCGTGAAACCGACCGGCAACATCACAACCTCTGCCACTACATCACCCAACACGTCTATGAGCTCTTAGAGAAGAAGTTCCACCTTCTTAGGGAGCATCTGGAAGAGGACAGTTTTGTATTCATGAGTCCAGGAGCGCTGGATCATTCCGGGAGTCTTCTGGTTCTGATCCAGGACTGGGGAACCGTGCGGAGCGGCGTGTGGAGCTGGAAGCTCTCGGCTCACGAGGGACTGGAGCGAGGCGGTCAGATGCCGTATCTGCGCCGGGCTGCGCAGGAGTCGTGTGCCGTGATCATAATGAACCCTAACGAGGGTGGGAAGACTCTAGAACATCACGTGCATCTGGTCTGGGAACGCTTGGTGTCGAGGAGCTCGGCTGAGCACGTGTTTGTGGTCGCTCACGGATACGGAGGCCTGGCTTTCGTGGATCTGCTTTGCCGTGAACGAGACGAGGTTGAGCGGCGTGTGAAGGCGGTGGCTTTCTTAGACTCGTCTCACAGCTTGTGGCATCAGCCGTTGGGAAAGGCCGGACGCGACTGGCTGAAGTCCCACTCCAGAATTTGGATTCTCAGCGCTAAACCTTTGAATCGCTCCGTGGGGTCGCTGAAGGCCGGCTGCCCGCAGATTTCCGCAGGGACCCAGTGCCACGACTCTGTGCCGGCCGTCTGCATGGAGTCTGTGTTTCGCTTCTTTAGCAAGACCTTAAAACCTAAACCCACACCGACGCCATTTGAAATCGTCACCAGAAGCAAGAGCCGTGCTCATGATGAGAACCACAACTTGGTTTGA
- the txnl4b gene encoding thioredoxin-like protein 4B produces the protein MSFFLPKLSCKKDIDDAIKSVAEKVLVLRFGRDEDSVCLQLDEILSKTAHDLSNMASVYLVDVDTAPVYTRYFDISFIPSTVFFFNGQHMKVDYGSPDHTKFVGSFKTKQDFMDLIEVIYRGAMRGKLIVQSPIDPRNVPKYDLLYHDI, from the exons ATGAGCTTTTTCCTCCCCAAACTGTCGTGTAAAAAAGATATCGACGATGCCATTAAATCGGTCGCTGAGAAGGTTTTAGTGCTACGATTTGGCAGAGATGAAGATTCTGTGTGTTTACAGCTAGACGAGATT CTGTCAAAGACGGCTCACGATCTGAGTAACATGGCCAGTGTTTATCTGGTGGATGTGGACACGGCGCCGGTTTATACCCGATACTTTGACATCAGCTTCATTCCCTCAACAGTCTTCTTCTTCAACGGACAGCACATGAAAGTTGACTATGG ATCTCCAGATCATACCAAGTTTGTGGGAAGCTTCAAAACCAAGCAGGACTTCATGGATCTGATTGAAGTCATCTATCGAGGCGCCATGAGAGGAAAACTGATCGTCCAAAGCCCGATCGACCCGAGAAACGTCCCCAAATATGATCTGCTGTACCATGACATCTAG